Proteins encoded within one genomic window of Nomia melanderi isolate GNS246 chromosome 8, iyNomMela1, whole genome shotgun sequence:
- the LOC116423974 gene encoding uncharacterized protein LOC116423974 — translation MTTGREIYGTFSLIVDDVDSHSISSESPDMDGLSNDNSSKNSSTQTPMDSPGGPRERIKQMQVEAETRRDEFARLLEEHAQVVRMLKMMEAEE, via the exons ATGACCACGGGAAGAGAGATCTATGGCACGTTTAG CCTGATCGTGGACGACGTCGACTCCCACTCGATATCGAGCGAGAGCCCGGACATGGACGGCCTGTCGAACGACAACAGCTCGAAGAACTCGTCGACGCAGACACCGATGGACAGCCCGGGCGGGCCTAGGGAGAGGATCAAGCAGATGCAAGTGGAAGCCGAGACCAGGAGGGACGAGTTCGCGAGGCTGCTCGAGGAGCACGCCCAGGTCGTCAGGATGCTGAAGATGATGGAGGCCGAGGAGTAG
- the LOC116423971 gene encoding transmembrane protein 192 isoform X1: MVSLVRNSNTSSSGAVFFDTSLNMDDEECFQPVLSSQEEDEFKTLDTVPIVSVPLVFGVCLEIAGIIFVCVWPEERNKCDTYFIYLYLHCAYWLIIMMTDHFVKAKHHNLRIYGYLDFYQSTYQHIRTPLFIASLWIVCYLMLAVILHHTHKMNYEQYCRASEWFTPLNYIVFLTTLELLIIVPVYVNYIKRVLKFNKVRPPPDVTREEWLSSFTQDTYAGSGEVGYHHTGSNLEELLEKQADLIRYLRDHNVKLSHRMMMLAVQHRLPEA; this comes from the exons ATGGTCAGCCTTGTACGAAATTCAAATACGTCCAGTAGC GGTGCTGTGTTTTTCGATACATCTCTCAATATGGACGACGAGGAATGCTTTCAACCAGTGTTGAGTTCTCAAGAGGAAGATGAATTTAAAACATTGGATACTGTTCCAATTGTATCTGTTCCCCTTGTATTTGGC GTGTGCTTAGAAATTGCAGGAATTATATTTGTGTGCGTATGGCCTGAGGAACGAAATAAATGTGacacatattttatatacttgtatctTCATTGCGCTTACTGGTTGATAATTATGATGACGGATCATTTTGTCAAAGCCAAGCATCATAACTTGCGTATTTATGGGTACCTTGATTTCTATCAGTCAACGTATCAACACATAAGAACCCCCTTATTCATAGCATCGCTGTGGATCGTGTGTTATTTAATGTTGGCAGTTATTTTACACCATACGCATAAAATGAATTACGAACAATACTGTAGAGCATCCGAATGGTTTACACCGTTGAATTATATCGTATTTTTAACCACATTGGAACTGCTGATTATAGTGCCagtttatgtaaattatatta AAAGGGTTCTAAAGTTCAACAAAGTACGTCCACCGCCAGATGTTACACGAGAGGAATGGTTATCGTCTTTCACTCAAGATACGTATGCAGGTAGTGGAGAAGTAGGTTACCATCATACAGGATCAAATTTGGAAGAGTTATTAGAGAAACAGGCAGATTTGATAAGATATTTGAGAGATCATAACGTTAAATTGAGTCACAGGATGATGATGCTAGCGGTTCAACATAGATTACCAGaagcataa
- the LOC116423971 gene encoding transmembrane protein 192 isoform X2, with protein sequence MDDEECFQPVLSSQEEDEFKTLDTVPIVSVPLVFGVCLEIAGIIFVCVWPEERNKCDTYFIYLYLHCAYWLIIMMTDHFVKAKHHNLRIYGYLDFYQSTYQHIRTPLFIASLWIVCYLMLAVILHHTHKMNYEQYCRASEWFTPLNYIVFLTTLELLIIVPVYVNYIKRVLKFNKVRPPPDVTREEWLSSFTQDTYAGSGEVGYHHTGSNLEELLEKQADLIRYLRDHNVKLSHRMMMLAVQHRLPEA encoded by the exons ATGGACGACGAGGAATGCTTTCAACCAGTGTTGAGTTCTCAAGAGGAAGATGAATTTAAAACATTGGATACTGTTCCAATTGTATCTGTTCCCCTTGTATTTGGC GTGTGCTTAGAAATTGCAGGAATTATATTTGTGTGCGTATGGCCTGAGGAACGAAATAAATGTGacacatattttatatacttgtatctTCATTGCGCTTACTGGTTGATAATTATGATGACGGATCATTTTGTCAAAGCCAAGCATCATAACTTGCGTATTTATGGGTACCTTGATTTCTATCAGTCAACGTATCAACACATAAGAACCCCCTTATTCATAGCATCGCTGTGGATCGTGTGTTATTTAATGTTGGCAGTTATTTTACACCATACGCATAAAATGAATTACGAACAATACTGTAGAGCATCCGAATGGTTTACACCGTTGAATTATATCGTATTTTTAACCACATTGGAACTGCTGATTATAGTGCCagtttatgtaaattatatta AAAGGGTTCTAAAGTTCAACAAAGTACGTCCACCGCCAGATGTTACACGAGAGGAATGGTTATCGTCTTTCACTCAAGATACGTATGCAGGTAGTGGAGAAGTAGGTTACCATCATACAGGATCAAATTTGGAAGAGTTATTAGAGAAACAGGCAGATTTGATAAGATATTTGAGAGATCATAACGTTAAATTGAGTCACAGGATGATGATGCTAGCGGTTCAACATAGATTACCAGaagcataa